In the Triticum aestivum cultivar Chinese Spring chromosome 2B, IWGSC CS RefSeq v2.1, whole genome shotgun sequence genome, GCCTCcttcagaaaataaaataaaaaataggaGGGCCTCCCTCCTCTCAAAAAAAGGGTCACTAGGACTTACTAGATGCACATATAGTTGTACGATTGTCGTTGTCAGTGTTGATCTTCTCTGTTGCCATAGACGCTAGCGCACACGTAAGCTAGAGTCTTGATGCAAACCTAAGCAGCAGACGTACTTGATGTAAATTATGCGCACGCAAAGACACAAATCATTATGCTGTCACTGTGGTAGTATGGTAAGCATAAATATTACCATAAAACTGAAGAAAGGATAACTATTGCCATATGAAACATTGCGCACATCAATTGAATACACGGTTTCTTGTGTCACCGCTGAAAATCTGGATCAAAGACATACTCATTTATATTGCTCTACTATGAAACAAATCAACACCTACAAAATATTAGCCCTGCACACCACCCACCAAGACTACATTGTATCTATTATGCAATACTCATTTATATTGCTCTACTATGAAACAAATCAACACCTACAAAACATTAGCCCTGCACACCACCCACCAGGACTCTACATTGTATCTATTATGCATTGAAAGAAATTAGACACCTATCAATAGTTACTGCTTTTTTTTGCAGATTAATAATTATTTTGTCGCTTATGAAAGGTCCCAAGAACAATTCACTGATTTGATTTTGGTCTCACCATAAGGTGCCAAGAAGCCAACCCCACCTTGGTAAGCACAATGTGATATTTGGGGCCAAATTCACCCATATCTTGGCAAAAGGTCTAGGAAACCAGcaatcttggtagttgtcttcgttAATTGACTTTCAAACATCCATGATAAGGTCATCCAAAGCTTTGTGAGACTCTTGGTCATCAGACATTTCTCTGACATGCGGATATCTATGGAAGATGCATGACATGCAGATATCTATGGAAGATGATGCATCCCCTCTCTTCAGTCTGTTGTACATATTTTCACACAATACACATGGAGATAAATATCATGAGAGCTCACAAAAAGATCAACGGTCGGACATGTTGGCGGAGGGGTTCGGCTGTGGTGGGCGCGGTCGAGGGTAGAGGGGGTCGACAAAGATGTTGGTCGGGGAGGAGGTCTTGAGAGGAGGCTTTGATTTGTGGCAGAACAAGTTGGGGCCACAAATATAATTATTTTGGTCCGAATTATATTGGTCCCTCGCGCCCTCTTTCATGCCAGCGCGTTTGGACCCAAATATTTCATTCTCGCGCCATACACGGTCCCGTCAAGCAATGTGCCATGCTTGGCTTTGCCTGCAGATATAATGACAACAAATATTGTTGGTAGTGTATAATAACAAGATCTCCAATAGATGGTTTGCCTTTATTCAGGTAGTTCTCTCTACAGTTAACCCCCAATCAACAGTTATCTTGTAGCAAGTTGTGTTGTGTGGGTAACTGTAACGTGGGcaaagttcaaaaaaaaaaactgtaACGTGGGCAACTTGGTAACATATTTGTGTGATATTactaattatagcatgaataactgGGTAACTACATAATTTCCATGTTGGTAACGATGACATTTGCAACTGTGTAACTACAAAATAATCATATTGGTAACAATACAATTGGGTAACTTAATAATTGTCTCGTTGGTGACTGTAGCATATGCACCTGGCACACATAGTTGTCATATTGATAGTTGTAGCATATGAGCATAAGAATGCCAGTAACAGTATGTGCTAACTTATTACCATCATGGCCTGGTAGACCATGACCGTTGGATCTGACGAGAAACACTGACATCAACCTCGTTCCTAGGGTGATGAACAAATTGTCCTACGGCAAGTCTCCTCATCTACCATTTTTACGACTTATTTTAAATTGGGCCAGTGATCTTGGTTGTGTTGCGTACATACAAATAAGCTACGGGTTACAAGACGTACAAAAAAAAGTTGTTGGTCTACTTGGCTATTGGCTATAAGGACCAAACACTTGAGGTCAAGAATACAATTCCACCCTCAAGCATTTAGGCAAAGCCGTTCGGCTCTAAACCTAAAAATGAAACGTTTTGCCAGCTAACTTTCTCATTCTGAAAATGGACTATGCACCAAACGTTTTGTTGTCCCATTCTTAAAACGTCGCTGAGTGGTTTGCTTGGAACGTTTTATCGTCCCATTCTTAAATTGGGCatatgtttctctctctctctctctctctctctctctctctctctctcctttcaaGGCATcgtacatctctctctctctctctgtgtctctATCTCTCTCATTTTCCAAGTTTGCATATATGTGGCCGCGGGATATATAGAGGTATCTCGTGTGATATACAGCAGATGTGACAACCTTGTACGCACTCTCTCTCAACGACCACAAATCATCCCGTGATCGTCGTGCAACTGTGTTTGCTTTGAATGTTCCCTTCTCTTCTCTCGTCCACACACCCACGCTGCTTTGAatgttctcttttcttctctcgTCCACACACACACATGCTGTCTGTCTGTTATACATGATCGTACATATTGCCACTGTGGACTACTGCCTCCTTTTCTAAATATGGACTACGTACTGACTACATACGGAGtgaaatgaatgaatctacactctaaactatgtctatatgcATCCGTATGCAGTccatgttgaaatctctagaaagacttgtactccctccgttccaaaatagatgtcTCAACTTTtttactaactttagtacaaagttgggtcatcatttgaacagagggagtagtatttaagaacagagggagtacatagcaATCATGGTACATACTATCAACAACCACAAACTGAGCCTGGGAGCGGCCATTAAGTCTCTCTGTCTCACGCACACACGCGCGCGCATTCCAAGTCACCATATATAGAGTGACATTCTCATACGTCCTCCCGACAACCACAAGTTAACGCGTGATTCAGAGAGCATGATTGATTTGATTCTTCTTCACAGAGAGAGAATCTTTCTGCAGTACATGACCATATGTAGCCAAGCCATTGAAGACCGGCCAGTGACCATGACTGATAGTCACTCACATGCTCACAGCTAAAAGACGGGATACAGTAAAGATGATGCCCTCGCAAATGCAAGTTACATTAATTATATCATGAATCATCGGTTGTTTCTTTATTTCCGCACAAATGTAGTATCTAGTATATTGCCAAGGACTAAATGCTGCCTCATGACATTTTGCACACATAGTTCCAGGTAATATTACCAATATATAATTGAGAAAAATGATTCAATCTACTAATTATATCATATATAGAGATACGCGGCCAGCCGCGGTTGAGCTTGCAAAACAAGGGGTTCAAGTAGGGCAAGGCTTGCATTGCCTTCCTGCAGACTGATATTTTTAACGCCTACAGGTTTTGTCCAAGTGAAGGCCTGCAGCATTCTTGCAAATAACATCATTGTGATCGAGGTACCAAGTGAAATCCCAGGACAACCCCTTCTCCCACTGCTAAAAGAAATGAAACGTAGGCCCGGCTCAGTGAGAAGAACATTCACGGTATTCAAATGCCTCTCAGGGCGAAACTCAAGTGGTTCGCTCCAGATCTTGGGGTTTCGGCCAAGTCCAAGCCGGCTTAAAAGGATGTGGCTATCCTTTGGGATGGTGTAGCCGGCGATAGTGGTGTCCACCATTGCAACATGGGGTAAATTAAGAGCATGGTATGTGTGTATGCGGAAGGCCTCCCGGATACACGATTTGAGATAATTTAGCCGAGGAATGTCAGACTCCTGGACAAGTCTATCTTTACCAACGACAGCGTCGAGTTCATCTATCACTTTTTGCATGATCTCCGGCCTGTTAATCATCTCGGCGAGCGCCCACTCAACCGCATTTGATGGGTAGTCGACTGCTGCAAGCACCATTTCCTACATCGGTCGATGTtggaataaataaagcaataaaTACAATACAAGAAGAAAAAAGGTCAATGCGTatgtaatatactccctccgtaaagaaatataagagcgtctaGATAGATCtagacgctcttatatttctttatagacgGAGTATGCTTGAAGAATAGTGAATGAACTTTCTGTTGAGGTAGATCCTACTAACCACTGTTTGGGCTCTTATTTCTTGTAGTGAGAGCAACGGTTGTCCCTCTGCATCTTTAAGATGAACTAGGACATCCAGAAAGTCTCTAGCCCCTTTATCTTCACCACCTTTCTCAAGAGTGGATGACCTTTCATGGATCCGTTCCCGTATGATAGGGTCATGCAACCGGTTAATTGTTCTCATGACATCCATGGAAACCTCCTCATGACCATCCAAGTCGAGGCCTACCAGGGCTGGGATGTAGTCAGACACACAGAAGCTGTACACATGGTTGAGGGCCGTGAAAAGAGCGGCAACATGTGCCTCCTCCTCATATCCAGGTCCATTAGTCGACGAAGATGGTAGGTTGCTAAAGTATCTCTTACCGAACACAAGCCTTCTTATCAGGTTACAACAGAAATGTTGTGCCACATGGCGCACGTTAACAATGTTTTTTGCATGTGGCATCATGCCATAACAAGCGGTGTTGTTAGCGTACCTTACAAGGTGGTCATACTCCTCCTTCCGTAGGTGGTGGAGCTTCTGCTCCATGGACGGGGTGAGGATCTCCAAGGTGAGGACGCGCCTCATCTTCTTCCACTGCTCTCCATGCGGTGACAAGACGGAGCCCTTGTACCCAAAGCTGACTGTTCCCGAGGCGAAGGTGGTGGGACGGGAGGCGAAAACTTCATCCTTCTTCCGGAGTACCTCACAAGCTATCTCCGAGCATGCCACAACAATGACATGAGTAGCCCCGAGACGAAGGCACATGATGTCGGTGTTCATCTCCTTGAGAAGGCGATGGATCCACCGGAACACTGCTGGCTTGTTCCAAATCATCTGGTGCATGTTCCCAATGATGGGCAGTGTGGCAGGCCCCGGGGGCAGCATACCTCGTCGTGCCTGTTGCCGCTGGGACAATACCGCTCTTTTGATTTTTTTGAGAAAATACAACAGCAAGGTGGCCATGATAACTATAACCAGCGTACCAAGAGTCATATTGCATGAGCTGGTCAGGATGCTATATGGACTAGAATAGGTGGAAAGCTGTGGAATAGATAGGATGGGGACGACAAAGGGCTGCTTGAAGACTTGTGTTCGAAGACACTCTTGCTTGGTGCATATATTTGTAGGACATCCGGGGAGCTAGCTAGCTTGGCTGCAGTTCGTCCACGGTTCCATGCATCGTGGACGTACTCAGGTTCATATAATTATTTTATTTGTTAGAGATATTCTTTAGTTTGATCAGCTTCATGAATTTTTTCCAATCGTCAATATCAGAGAAGGCATCTGCTGAGGTAGATCATATGGTGCCTTTCATCCAGACCCTTTCTAAGGTATAATTTTTGGCTTTACTGCAGAAGAGTTGCTTCAGCGATTATTTGTTTGTTTATTCATTCCCGAATTTCACTTGTGTCATGTGTGGTCTGCATTCCTTGGAGATCATAGATTATCTCATCTGCGGAGTGTCTTGGTGACCATCCCGGTCCCCCCGAGTCTACTAAATC is a window encoding:
- the LOC123039993 gene encoding tyrosine N-monooxygenase-like is translated as MTLGTLVIVIMATLLLYFLKKIKRAVLSQRQQARRGMLPPGPATLPIIGNMHQMIWNKPAVFRWIHRLLKEMNTDIMCLRLGATHVIVVACSEIACEVLRKKDEVFASRPTTFASGTVSFGYKGSVLSPHGEQWKKMRRVLTLEILTPSMEQKLHHLRKEEYDHLVRYANNTACYGMMPHAKNIVNVRHVAQHFCCNLIRRLVFGKRYFSNLPSSSTNGPGYEEEAHVAALFTALNHVYSFCVSDYIPALVGLDLDGHEEVSMDVMRTINRLHDPIIRERIHERSSTLEKGGEDKGARDFLDVLVHLKDAEGQPLLSLQEIRAQTVEMVLAAVDYPSNAVEWALAEMINRPEIMQKVIDELDAVVGKDRLVQESDIPRLNYLKSCIREAFRIHTYHALNLPHVAMVDTTIAGYTIPKDSHILLSRLGLGRNPKIWSEPLEFRPERHLNTVNVLLTEPGLRFISFSSGRRGCPGISLGTSITMMLFARMLQAFTWTKPVGVKNISLQEGNASLALLEPLVLQAQPRLAAYLYI